A stretch of Sesamum indicum cultivar Zhongzhi No. 13 unplaced genomic scaffold, S_indicum_v1.0 scaffold00110, whole genome shotgun sequence DNA encodes these proteins:
- the LOC110013299 gene encoding uncharacterized protein LOC110013299 — MSFISKDAEIPERNTKEFEQWIKVDSMVTSWILNSISRDIVESFMYTKTSKELWTELENRYGQSNGPMEYRLKRELASLSQARENADIKSSDQLMQFLMGLKDSYDHVRSQILMMEPYPNVSKAFSMVLRIEKQKEVN, encoded by the exons ATGAGTTTCATAAGTAAAGATGCAGAAATACcagaaagaaatacaaaagaatTCGAGCAGTGGATTAAAGTAGACAGCATGGTTACCTCATGGATCTTGAATTCTATTTCAAGAGATATAGTGGAGAGCTTCATGTACacaaaaacatcaaaagaaCTATGGACTGAACTTGAAAACAGATACGGACAAAGCAATGGTCCAATGGAGTATAGGCTAAAGAGGGAACTTGCATCACTGTCACAAG CAAGGGAAAATGCAGATATCAAGAGCTCAGATCAACTTATGCAGTTCCTAATGGGGCTGAAGGACTCCTACGACCACGTGAGGAGTCAAATTCTTATGATGGAGCCCTATCCTAATGTGAGCAAAGCCTTTTCCATGGTACTTAGAAttgaaaaacagaaagaagtaaattaa